One Mucilaginibacter ginkgonis genomic region harbors:
- a CDS encoding lysylphosphatidylglycerol synthase transmembrane domain-containing protein, with product MAFPFASRFPLIRLQALHTSRYPLQSLTQLSFSNHSPITQSTIHHLTNCLSLRAMTEAEEEVAPKTTKQKVINFLKLLAKIVVTSALLYYVFSKVPLSKVKDHFLVANYWWMFAAFLCFILSTVVSSWRLLSFIKSIGLKLDWRFNLRLYLLGMFYNFLLPGGIGGDGYKIYLLKKKYNIPAKKTFWALLFDRLSGLWAIGLIVCILIVLVPQFPLHFFIPGSIFLAGTAIYYGVARYFFKDYTHYFFTAHLKAVMVQSLQLLTILLVMFGQNFTGKFAAYLLSFLLSALAAVLPTIGGAGAREAIFTKLADVFHMQVGLAVYLSISFYLISLLVAISGVYYLLRPSRLEEGLPKVEEGSVPIEDEGDIL from the coding sequence ATGGCGTTTCCCTTCGCGTCGCGCTTTCCGCTCATACGCCTGCAGGCCTTACACACAAGCCGGTATCCGCTCCAATCGCTAACGCAGTTATCCTTTTCTAACCACTCACCAATCACACAATCAACCATTCACCATTTAACTAATTGCCTATCTTTGCGCGCAATGACAGAAGCCGAAGAAGAAGTAGCGCCAAAGACTACCAAACAAAAGGTGATCAACTTTTTGAAGTTGCTGGCCAAGATCGTCGTTACATCTGCCCTGTTATATTATGTATTCAGCAAAGTACCATTAAGCAAGGTTAAAGATCACTTTTTGGTGGCCAATTATTGGTGGATGTTCGCTGCCTTTCTTTGCTTTATACTTTCTACTGTAGTTTCTTCATGGCGCTTGCTAAGCTTTATAAAGTCCATAGGTTTAAAACTCGACTGGCGGTTTAACTTGCGCCTTTACTTACTGGGCATGTTTTATAACTTTTTACTGCCGGGCGGTATAGGCGGCGACGGATATAAGATCTACCTGCTAAAAAAGAAATACAACATCCCGGCTAAAAAAACCTTTTGGGCATTACTGTTCGACCGGTTAAGCGGACTTTGGGCCATAGGCCTGATAGTATGTATACTTATCGTATTGGTGCCGCAATTCCCGCTGCATTTCTTTATTCCCGGCAGTATTTTTCTTGCAGGCACAGCAATTTACTACGGCGTTGCCCGCTACTTTTTTAAGGACTACACGCACTACTTTTTTACCGCTCATTTAAAAGCCGTAATGGTGCAGTCACTCCAGTTGCTTACCATTTTGCTGGTAATGTTCGGGCAAAACTTTACCGGGAAGTTTGCGGCCTATTTGTTGTCGTTTCTATTGTCGGCCCTGGCAGCAGTACTGCCTACAATCGGGGGCGCGGGCGCCCGCGAAGCCATCTTTACCAAACTTGCGGACGTATTCCATATGCAGGTTGGTTTGGCGGTTTACCTCAGCATATCATTCTATTTAATATCATTGTTAGTAGCGATATCCGGAGTGTATTATTTG
- a CDS encoding LiaF transmembrane domain-containing protein has protein sequence MESNIYQKKPGSGKAFAGVVILVLGIIFLIRQFDYFFIPDWIFSWPMWLIGIGIYQGYKHNFRNYGWLVTILIGVLFLSDDVFPFINIGHFIWPLILIIIGLWVILGRDKFNKSMKHAFHKEPYPPQPGVASDWDARVETEPVEGAPGAEPASTEQIFGKARYNYGDSHIDSTSVFGSVHKMILSKDFQGGEVINIFGGTELNFTQADINGKVFIDVTQLFGGIKLIVPPHWQVVSDMAAIFAGIDDKRRPGATALNPDKILVLKGTSIFAGVEVRSF, from the coding sequence ATGGAAAGCAACATATATCAAAAGAAACCCGGCAGCGGTAAAGCCTTTGCAGGGGTAGTTATACTGGTACTGGGTATTATATTCCTGATCCGCCAATTTGATTATTTTTTTATTCCGGATTGGATATTTAGCTGGCCGATGTGGTTAATAGGCATCGGTATCTATCAGGGCTACAAGCACAATTTTAGAAACTATGGCTGGCTAGTAACCATCCTTATTGGGGTGTTATTCCTTAGCGATGATGTTTTCCCATTTATAAATATTGGTCACTTCATCTGGCCGCTCATACTGATCATCATAGGCTTATGGGTAATACTTGGCCGCGATAAATTTAACAAAAGCATGAAACACGCTTTTCACAAAGAGCCATATCCGCCACAACCGGGCGTAGCCTCAGATTGGGACGCACGTGTAGAGACAGAACCTGTTGAAGGTGCACCTGGAGCAGAGCCGGCATCGACAGAACAGATATTTGGCAAGGCACGTTATAATTATGGCGACAGCCATATAGACAGCACCTCGGTATTTGGCAGTGTGCATAAAATGATCCTGTCAAAAGATTTTCAGGGCGGCGAAGTGATAAACATTTTCGGAGGCACCGAATTGAACTTTACGCAGGCAGATATCAACGGCAAAGTTTTTATAGATGTAACCCAGCTTTTTGGCGGCATTAAATTAATAGTTCCTCCGCACTGGCAGGTAGTATCAGACATGGCAGCCATATTTGCCGGTATTGATGATAAACGCCGCCCGGGCGCGACAGCGCTTAACCCCGACAAGATATTAGTATTAAAAGGCACCTCGATATTCGCCGGTGTCGAAGTAAGAAGCTTTTAA
- a CDS encoding agmatine deiminase family protein: protein MSNQPSTIGNPANSGLTFPAEWAPHTATWLSWPHKEESWPGKIGMIYSKYCEFIKVVAEGEKVRINVKDDLMETFAKQQLEMAGADLSNIEFYHFPTNDAWCRDHGPAFLINSQTKEKVIVDWGYNAWGNKYPPYDLDDVIPTRIAKEFDLPVYHPGIVMEGGSVDFNGAGTVLTTTACLLNPNRNPHLSKEQIEEYLRNFYGVKQVLWLGDGIVGDDTDGHIDDITRFVNEDTVVTVVEDDPEDDNYHLLQENLEALKKMRLLDGRQLNIVELPMPDAVEYDSQRLPASYANFYIANSAVVVPIYRCDKDQLALDILIKCFPDRKVVGIDSTDIIWGLGSFHCLSQQEPAV from the coding sequence ATGAGCAACCAACCATCAACTATAGGTAACCCTGCAAACTCCGGCCTCACTTTCCCTGCCGAGTGGGCACCACACACCGCTACATGGCTTAGCTGGCCGCATAAGGAAGAATCGTGGCCGGGGAAAATTGGCATGATCTATAGCAAGTATTGCGAGTTCATTAAGGTAGTTGCTGAAGGAGAAAAAGTGCGAATCAACGTAAAGGACGACTTGATGGAAACCTTCGCCAAACAACAACTTGAAATGGCGGGCGCCGATTTGAGCAATATTGAATTCTATCATTTCCCCACCAATGATGCCTGGTGCCGCGACCATGGCCCTGCATTTTTGATCAACAGCCAAACCAAAGAAAAGGTGATTGTCGACTGGGGCTACAATGCCTGGGGCAATAAATATCCGCCATATGATCTGGATGATGTAATTCCCACACGTATAGCAAAAGAATTTGATCTGCCGGTATACCATCCGGGTATTGTTATGGAAGGTGGTTCTGTAGACTTCAACGGAGCCGGAACAGTGTTAACCACTACGGCATGCTTGCTTAACCCTAACCGTAACCCGCATCTTAGCAAAGAGCAGATAGAAGAATACCTGCGCAATTTTTATGGCGTTAAGCAGGTACTTTGGCTGGGTGACGGGATAGTGGGGGATGATACGGATGGCCACATTGATGACATTACCCGTTTTGTAAATGAAGACACCGTCGTTACGGTAGTAGAAGATGACCCCGAGGATGACAATTATCATTTACTGCAAGAAAATCTTGAAGCTTTAAAAAAAATGCGACTGCTGGACGGCAGACAATTAAATATTGTTGAACTGCCTATGCCTGATGCTGTAGAATATGACAGTCAGCGTTTGCCGGCATCATACGCAAATTTTTATATCGCCAATAGCGCCGTAGTGGTGCCAATTTACCGTTGCGACAAAGACCAGCTGGCTTTAGATATCTTAATCAAATGCTTTCCGGACAGGAAAGTTGTCGGGATCGACTCGACCGACATCATCTGGGGTTTAGGTAGTTTCCATTGCCTGAGCCAGCAGGAGCCGGCCGTGTAA
- a CDS encoding carbon-nitrogen hydrolase has product MSKVNVALVQMSCVADKQQNLNKAIDKVREAANKGAQVVCLQELFTSLYFCDVEDYDNFKLAEAIPGPSTDELSKVAAELGVVIIASLFEKRTQGLYHNTTAVVDADGSYLGKYRKMHIPDDPGFYEKFYFTPGDLGYKVFKTKFATIGVLICWDQWYPEAARITSLMGAEILFYPTAIGWASTQDVDTNTEQYNAWQTIQRSHAVANGIHVVSVNRVGEEAGLKFWGGSFVSNPFGKVMFQGSHHDEEVTVVELDLDKTDHYRTHWPFLRDRRIDSYQQITKRLIDEE; this is encoded by the coding sequence ATGAGTAAAGTGAACGTCGCGCTGGTACAAATGAGTTGCGTTGCAGATAAGCAACAGAACTTAAATAAAGCAATTGACAAGGTACGCGAAGCTGCCAATAAAGGAGCACAGGTTGTTTGCCTGCAAGAGCTTTTTACTTCATTGTATTTTTGTGATGTTGAAGATTACGACAACTTTAAATTAGCCGAAGCAATCCCCGGACCGTCTACAGATGAACTTTCCAAGGTAGCTGCCGAATTGGGTGTAGTGATCATAGCTTCGCTTTTTGAAAAACGTACCCAAGGCCTTTATCATAACACAACGGCGGTTGTAGATGCCGACGGCTCTTACTTAGGCAAGTATCGCAAAATGCACATCCCGGACGATCCTGGTTTTTATGAGAAGTTCTACTTTACTCCGGGCGATCTGGGTTACAAAGTTTTTAAAACTAAATTTGCTACAATAGGGGTGTTGATCTGCTGGGACCAGTGGTATCCCGAAGCGGCACGGATCACTTCATTAATGGGTGCTGAGATATTATTTTATCCAACTGCTATCGGCTGGGCATCCACCCAAGACGTTGACACCAATACAGAGCAATACAATGCCTGGCAGACCATTCAACGCAGCCACGCGGTTGCCAATGGTATACACGTAGTAAGTGTTAATCGTGTGGGCGAAGAAGCTGGCTTGAAATTCTGGGGCGGATCTTTTGTATCGAACCCTTTTGGCAAAGTAATGTTCCAGGGGTCTCATCACGATGAGGAAGTGACTGTTGTAGAACTCGACCTGGATAAAACTGATCATTACCGCACGCACTGGCCTTTTTTACGTGACAGAAGAATCGATAGCTATCAGCAGATTACAAAACGTTTGATCGACGAGGAGTAA
- a CDS encoding DUF4288 domain-containing protein, which produces MNWYVVKIIFRIISNENGRRAQFDEQLRLVKAASKYMAFEKAGRLGRSVELQYLNNSYNQVKWQFVNVAEVNELNALEDGTELYCNIHEAPNADVYEGWTNHKAALISLDN; this is translated from the coding sequence ATGAACTGGTACGTTGTAAAAATTATTTTTCGCATCATCAGTAATGAAAATGGCCGCCGGGCGCAGTTTGATGAACAACTGCGCCTGGTTAAAGCCGCTTCTAAATACATGGCTTTTGAAAAGGCGGGGAGACTGGGCCGAAGCGTTGAACTTCAATATTTAAACAACAGTTATAACCAGGTTAAATGGCAGTTTGTAAACGTTGCAGAAGTTAACGAACTTAACGCATTAGAAGACGGAACAGAACTTTATTGCAACATACATGAAGCTCCCAATGCCGATGTGTATGAAGGATGGACTAACCACAAAGCGGCGTTAATTAGTTTAGACAATTAA